Proteins encoded by one window of Halomonas sp. Bachu 37:
- a CDS encoding polysaccharide biosynthesis tyrosine autokinase, protein MTHFPPPPSSSSAPQESDDLNLRKLVDTLSDHRWLIVSLTGIFLLAGYFYASSQPRIYQADALVQIESRGSNLAFMESLGEQQQSNPTSAELEILQSRMVMGATAERLDLAIQVEPRRLPLVGDFLVNHGVNQAWFEGITPSFMRQWLASSEDSDWDNPYVWAGESLRVARFDVPDENVGTEHVLRLQEDDNFELLLEDQTLLTGKVGETVQDDASGYRIFVSRAEAHPGAEFKLQRNSTLSALSDLKSRFEILPRGVESGVYELTLSGADRDQIQPTLDTLTGVFLTQNVQRHSEEAENQIAFLNEQIPQVSEQLSDAEGMLNDYRAQRDSVDLTFETQNLLTRVVEVENQLSELTLREADLAERYRPSHPNYQTLLRQRRQLEDERAQLNAQVDELPETQQEVLRLTRDTQVNQQVYVQLLNQLQEMRLVKAGTVGNVRILDAAMLNPGTIAPRVPLITAVSGLLGALLAIMLVVVRLLLSRAIKTPEQLEELGLPVYATLPNSGEQSGLTERIRPRRSKKPQEVFRGLLAVTKPDEIAVEALRGLRTSLYFAMLESDNNRLMITGASPGVGKSFVAANLAAVCAQAGQKVLLIDADMRRGHLHHAFHGKGVKGLSELLARRIGVEEAIRHSDLEGLDYVSRGSVPPNPSELLMQHSFHDFLESMSQRYDLVIVDTPPILAVTDATVVGKMAATSLMVVRFDCNPPGEIKAAKRRLENAGVRLKGGILNGVKKPTSSRHGYYGSYLYAYR, encoded by the coding sequence ATGACGCATTTTCCCCCACCACCTTCGTCGTCTTCCGCCCCCCAAGAGAGCGATGACCTTAATCTACGCAAGTTGGTAGACACGCTTTCCGACCATCGTTGGTTGATCGTGTCGTTGACGGGGATTTTTCTTCTGGCCGGCTATTTTTACGCCAGTTCTCAACCCCGAATCTATCAGGCCGATGCGCTGGTTCAGATAGAAAGCCGAGGTTCGAACCTGGCGTTCATGGAGTCGCTTGGCGAACAACAACAAAGCAATCCGACCTCCGCCGAGCTTGAAATCCTGCAATCACGCATGGTGATGGGAGCAACCGCCGAACGGCTCGATCTCGCCATCCAGGTCGAGCCGCGTCGATTGCCGTTGGTGGGTGACTTTCTGGTCAATCACGGCGTCAACCAGGCATGGTTCGAAGGCATCACACCGTCGTTCATGCGCCAGTGGCTAGCGAGTTCTGAAGATAGCGATTGGGATAACCCGTACGTATGGGCCGGTGAATCGCTGCGTGTCGCACGTTTCGATGTGCCCGATGAAAACGTGGGAACCGAGCATGTGCTGCGCCTTCAGGAAGATGACAATTTCGAGTTGCTGCTGGAAGATCAAACGTTACTGACCGGCAAAGTTGGGGAGACGGTGCAGGATGATGCATCAGGGTATCGAATTTTCGTCAGCCGGGCGGAAGCGCACCCTGGAGCCGAATTCAAGTTACAGCGAAATTCCACTCTTAGTGCGTTAAGTGATCTGAAGTCGCGTTTTGAAATCCTGCCGCGAGGCGTCGAGTCGGGGGTATATGAGCTGACCTTGAGCGGTGCGGATCGTGACCAGATCCAGCCGACTCTCGACACCTTGACCGGCGTGTTCCTGACCCAGAACGTGCAGCGTCACTCGGAAGAAGCCGAAAATCAGATTGCCTTTCTCAATGAGCAGATTCCTCAGGTAAGCGAGCAGCTGTCCGATGCCGAGGGAATGCTCAACGACTATCGGGCGCAGCGTGACTCGGTGGACCTGACTTTCGAGACCCAAAACCTGCTCACTCGGGTGGTGGAAGTGGAAAACCAGCTCAGTGAGTTGACCCTGCGTGAGGCGGATCTGGCTGAACGGTACCGTCCGTCGCACCCCAACTATCAGACACTGCTGCGACAGCGCAGACAGCTTGAAGACGAGCGTGCCCAGCTCAACGCTCAAGTCGATGAATTGCCCGAGACCCAGCAGGAAGTGCTGCGTCTGACCCGCGATACCCAAGTCAACCAACAAGTGTATGTGCAATTGCTCAACCAGCTCCAGGAGATGCGCCTGGTCAAGGCCGGCACCGTGGGCAATGTGCGTATTCTGGATGCCGCCATGCTCAATCCCGGCACCATCGCACCGCGTGTTCCCCTGATTACCGCCGTCAGTGGTCTGCTCGGGGCGTTGCTGGCGATCATGCTGGTTGTGGTGCGCTTGCTGCTCAGTCGAGCAATCAAGACGCCCGAGCAGCTTGAAGAATTGGGTCTGCCTGTCTATGCCACGTTGCCGAATTCCGGAGAACAGAGCGGATTGACCGAGCGAATCCGTCCGCGCCGTTCGAAAAAGCCCCAGGAAGTTTTCCGCGGCTTGCTGGCCGTGACGAAACCCGACGAAATCGCGGTTGAAGCACTACGTGGACTGCGTACCAGCCTCTATTTCGCCATGCTCGAATCCGACAACAACCGGTTGATGATCACCGGGGCAAGTCCGGGGGTCGGCAAGAGCTTCGTGGCGGCCAATCTGGCAGCGGTATGCGCCCAGGCCGGACAGAAGGTTTTGCTGATTGATGCCGATATGCGCCGTGGCCATTTGCATCATGCATTTCATGGCAAGGGAGTGAAAGGTCTTTCCGAGTTGTTGGCACGGCGTATCGGCGTGGAAGAAGCGATTCGTCACAGCGATCTGGAGGGGCTGGATTATGTGTCACGAGGAAGCGTGCCGCCCAATCCATCGGAGCTCTTGATGCAACATAGCTTCCACGATTTTCTCGAGTCGATGAGCCAACGTTACGATCTGGTGATAGTGGATACCCCGCCGATACTCGCGGTGACCGATGCCACGGTAGTGGGCAAGATGGCGGCAACCAGCCTGATGGTGGTGCGGTTCGATTGTAACCCTCCAGGCGAAATCAAGGCCGCCAAGCGACGCCTGGAAAATGCCGGTGTAAGGCTCAAGGGGGGAATCCTGAACGGCGTGAAGAAGCCGACCAGCAGCCGCCACGGCTACTACGGCAGCTACCTCTATGCGTATCGGTGA
- a CDS encoding polysaccharide export protein — MNKFNEVKEARDGKSPVRLVHWLMLVLLLGVLSGCAMAPGGHIDEDNLAQSLDGRVNVQPITPDLVNAMQVSESSTQATPQALHQQVQGYEYRVGPGDILSVIVYDHPELTIPAGTERSAAETGNRIRPDGTMFYPYVGRVKVEGMTLDEVRELLARRLSEVITDPQVEVGIAAFHSQKVYVSGAVENPGTLPLTIVPMTILDAISAVGGARDNANWHDVTLSRNGREEHISLYAMMRQGDMTQNRLLNNGDLLHVPTMENQNVVVMGQVIRPGTIALGNERINLTDALGRAGGVNESRAEPSGIFVVRGNPPGSEKIATVYQLDIQDATRLLLGTRFPLQPQDVVYVTSAPVARWNTVISLLLPSVSLPGDVATVASDVGEL; from the coding sequence ATGAATAAATTCAATGAAGTGAAGGAAGCAAGGGACGGTAAAAGCCCAGTGCGACTGGTTCACTGGCTGATGCTCGTGTTGCTCCTGGGGGTGCTGAGTGGCTGTGCCATGGCTCCCGGCGGCCATATTGACGAGGATAATCTCGCTCAATCCCTGGATGGGCGAGTGAACGTGCAGCCGATCACGCCGGATCTGGTGAATGCGATGCAAGTCTCGGAATCGTCCACTCAGGCCACTCCCCAGGCATTGCATCAACAGGTGCAGGGCTATGAGTACCGGGTGGGACCTGGTGACATCCTCAGCGTGATTGTCTATGACCATCCCGAATTGACCATTCCTGCGGGTACCGAACGCTCCGCTGCGGAAACCGGTAACCGGATACGGCCCGATGGCACCATGTTTTACCCCTACGTAGGGCGGGTGAAAGTGGAGGGAATGACGCTTGACGAGGTGCGTGAGTTGCTTGCCCGGCGGCTTTCCGAAGTGATTACCGATCCCCAGGTGGAAGTCGGCATCGCGGCGTTTCACTCGCAGAAAGTCTATGTCAGCGGCGCGGTGGAAAATCCCGGTACCCTGCCGCTTACCATTGTGCCGATGACGATATTGGACGCCATCAGTGCCGTGGGTGGGGCGCGGGACAATGCCAATTGGCACGATGTCACCTTGAGCCGCAACGGCCGCGAAGAACATATTTCGTTATACGCCATGATGCGCCAGGGAGATATGACCCAGAACCGCTTGCTCAACAATGGCGATCTGCTGCACGTGCCCACCATGGAAAATCAGAATGTCGTCGTGATGGGGCAAGTGATACGTCCAGGGACCATTGCCTTGGGCAACGAACGTATCAACTTGACGGATGCCCTGGGTCGCGCCGGTGGTGTGAACGAAAGCCGTGCCGAGCCTTCGGGTATTTTCGTGGTGCGAGGAAACCCGCCTGGAAGCGAGAAGATCGCCACGGTTTATCAACTGGATATCCAGGATGCCACGCGTCTACTGCTGGGGACCCGCTTTCCTCTCCAGCCGCAGGACGTTGTGTACGTGACGTCGGCACCGGTGGCTCGCTGGAATACCGTGATCTCGCTGCTGCTGCCTTCGGTCAGCCTGCCGGGTGATGTGGCAACGGTAGCCTCGGATGTCGGTGAGCTGTAA
- a CDS encoding low molecular weight protein-tyrosine-phosphatase — MFQRILVVCTGNICRSPVAEALLRQRLPERQISSAGLGALVGKPVELQAAQLAEADGLDVSDHQARQLTPAMIQEADLILVMSEGQRRAVGKQAPQALGKILLLGRWLNDGAGRDIPDPYRKSVETFERVHGLLKDATLAWAEKL; from the coding sequence ATGTTCCAGCGTATTCTGGTGGTCTGTACCGGTAATATCTGCCGTAGCCCCGTGGCCGAGGCGTTGCTTAGACAGCGATTACCCGAACGCCAGATCAGTTCCGCCGGCCTGGGAGCGCTGGTGGGCAAGCCCGTCGAACTGCAAGCGGCGCAACTGGCCGAGGCCGATGGCCTGGATGTGAGCGACCATCAGGCACGCCAACTGACACCAGCGATGATCCAGGAGGCCGATCTTATTCTGGTCATGTCCGAAGGACAGCGGCGTGCCGTGGGCAAGCAAGCCCCGCAAGCCCTGGGCAAGATACTGCTGCTTGGCCGGTGGCTGAATGATGGTGCAGGACGCGATATACCCGACCCCTACCGCAAGAGTGTGGAGACCTTCGAGCGTGTCCATGGACTGCTCAAGGACGCTACCCTTGCCTGGGCTGAAAAACTCTAG
- a CDS encoding ElyC/SanA/YdcF family protein, producing the protein MAAIFIVGWLTRRLGRYRLGDSLMVMAMLLLLLTAWPPVADNLLEPLESQYDALAAWPEDGEIEAVVVLGGGWQPDRPWSITGRLSESSAVRLMEGIRLWRQRPTLPLLVSGGGTGSEMTMAEGYAEAAEALGVTAERIVTLTSPHDTAAEAVAVQAQLGEGAQVLLVTSASHMPRAMRHFEVAGLAPVAAPTHYLASRTESSRLAYWVPSAHELRKTERAIYEALGLLAIYWEH; encoded by the coding sequence ATGGCGGCAATCTTTATTGTCGGTTGGCTGACTCGCCGGCTGGGGCGCTATCGCCTGGGCGATAGCCTGATGGTAATGGCCATGCTCTTGCTGTTACTGACTGCCTGGCCGCCGGTAGCGGATAACCTGCTGGAGCCGCTGGAATCGCAATATGATGCCCTGGCGGCATGGCCGGAAGACGGCGAAATCGAGGCCGTGGTCGTGCTTGGTGGTGGCTGGCAGCCCGATCGTCCCTGGTCGATAACCGGACGGCTAAGCGAGAGTTCGGCGGTACGCCTGATGGAAGGCATTCGGCTATGGCGTCAGCGACCCACACTGCCGTTGCTGGTATCCGGGGGTGGTACGGGCTCGGAAATGACCATGGCCGAGGGCTATGCCGAAGCCGCCGAGGCATTAGGGGTGACTGCCGAGCGTATCGTGACGTTGACATCACCCCACGACACGGCCGCTGAAGCCGTTGCTGTGCAGGCGCAACTCGGCGAAGGCGCACAAGTGCTGCTGGTGACATCCGCTTCGCATATGCCACGCGCGATGCGTCATTTCGAGGTGGCGGGTCTGGCACCCGTGGCTGCTCCGACCCATTATCTGGCCAGTCGGACCGAGAGCTCCAGACTGGCTTATTGGGTACCCTCTGCGCATGAGTTGCGTAAGACCGAACGTGCCATCTACGAGGCCCTTGGGCTGCTTGCTATTTATTGGGAGCACTGA
- a CDS encoding O-antigen ligase family protein, translating to MQAMAITTLPLLVPLGYWLGLAVMLGWGLLAWFRQRGYRYSTQASGRGDALLMALLVGVGTVELAAGVWHSSLRQALPLAAAAWLAALAWGVVRVVPPRPAPWWAGLALGAIGVGGWAVWQKLVVGLTRATGHPPLHSILFGNLALLSALMCLAGLGWAWQQRTARFMWLALLLGGAAGGGLASALSGTRGGWLVLPLALWVFYRGYARRWRVVWRWVALCAVLAVVMAVYLTPQSGVEKRMDKAVVEVHRYLNGTGYGSVGARLEMYRGALLLIRERPLVGYGHQGYQAAMQKLEEKGVLDPELGNYRHAHNDFLDAWVRRGLPGALMVLGLYLVPLWHFLPSVRAENPVRRSFAVAGVLLPIAFMSFGLSYSFFAYPAGIAVYASWLIFLWVQVPGKVTQDNRHVYPDQKPDGSLVDAGAADGGNLYCRLADSPAGALSPGR from the coding sequence ATGCAGGCTATGGCAATCACCACATTACCGCTGCTGGTGCCCCTGGGCTATTGGCTGGGGCTGGCCGTCATGTTGGGGTGGGGGCTGCTTGCCTGGTTCAGACAGCGTGGGTACCGCTATTCAACGCAAGCCTCAGGGCGCGGCGATGCTTTGTTGATGGCGCTGCTGGTAGGGGTGGGCACGGTCGAACTGGCGGCAGGAGTGTGGCATTCCAGCTTGCGCCAGGCCTTGCCGCTGGCGGCTGCGGCCTGGCTTGCGGCTTTGGCCTGGGGAGTGGTTCGCGTCGTGCCGCCACGGCCTGCGCCTTGGTGGGCCGGGCTGGCTCTGGGGGCGATAGGTGTCGGTGGTTGGGCTGTATGGCAAAAGCTGGTGGTTGGGTTGACTCGGGCTACAGGTCATCCACCGCTGCACTCCATTCTTTTCGGCAACCTTGCGCTATTGAGTGCGCTGATGTGCTTGGCCGGGCTGGGGTGGGCCTGGCAACAGCGAACCGCGAGATTCATGTGGCTGGCATTGTTGCTTGGTGGCGCAGCGGGAGGCGGGCTAGCCTCGGCGCTTTCGGGAACCCGGGGCGGGTGGCTGGTCTTGCCGCTGGCGTTATGGGTGTTCTATCGCGGCTATGCGCGCCGATGGCGAGTCGTGTGGCGTTGGGTAGCCCTGTGCGCTGTGTTGGCGGTCGTCATGGCGGTGTACCTGACGCCGCAAAGCGGTGTGGAAAAACGAATGGACAAGGCGGTGGTCGAAGTTCATCGCTATCTCAATGGCACTGGCTATGGCTCCGTCGGTGCTCGCCTGGAAATGTACCGCGGTGCATTGCTGTTGATCCGCGAACGGCCCCTGGTGGGTTATGGGCATCAGGGGTATCAAGCCGCCATGCAGAAACTGGAAGAAAAGGGTGTGCTGGACCCCGAGTTAGGAAACTACCGGCACGCCCACAACGATTTTCTGGATGCCTGGGTGCGCCGGGGCTTGCCTGGCGCCTTGATGGTATTGGGGCTCTATCTCGTTCCCTTGTGGCATTTTCTGCCGAGTGTGCGTGCTGAGAATCCCGTTCGGCGATCCTTCGCCGTGGCCGGTGTACTGCTGCCGATCGCTTTCATGAGCTTCGGCTTGAGTTACTCTTTTTTCGCCTACCCGGCGGGGATTGCGGTCTATGCCAGCTGGCTGATTTTCCTTTGGGTTCAAGTTCCCGGCAAAGTCACGCAAGATAACCGCCATGTATACCCTGATCAAAAGCCTGACGGCTCTCTTGTTGATGCCGGTGCCGCTGATGGCGGCAATCTTTATTGTCGGTTGGCTGACTCGCCGGCTGGGGCGCTATCGCCTGGGCGATAG